One window from the genome of Perca flavescens isolate YP-PL-M2 chromosome 17, PFLA_1.0, whole genome shotgun sequence encodes:
- the grem2a gene encoding gremlin-2 yields the protein MLWRITIPVILAGVLCIPAETKKHRPQGSIPSPYKTKGNLSSERHHRLLQQKPEVLSSSREALVVTERRYLRRDWCKTQPLRQTVSEEGCRSRTVVNRFCYGQCNSFYIPRHMGPSSGQPQNRGQASGSGRKSHNKAQEPFQSCSFCRPHRITQLTVKLDCPDLQPPFRHRKVPRVKQCRCMSVDVSGHGKL from the coding sequence ATGCTGTGGAGAATAACTATCCCAGTCATACTGGCTGGGGTGCTCTGCATCCCCGCAGAGACCAAAAAGCATCGGCCCCAGGGATCCATCCCGTCCCCGTATAAGACCAAAGGGAACCTGTCCTCAGAACGTCACCACCGGCTATTGCAGCAGAAACCAGAGGTGCTATCTTCCAGCCGCGAGGCATTGGTAGTGACAGAGCGCCGCTACCTCCGCAGAGACTGGTGCAAGACCCAACCTCTCCGTCAGACAGTCAGTGAAGAGGGCTGCCGCAGCCGCACTGTGGTCAACCGTTTTTGCTACGGTCAATGCAACTCCTTCTACATCCCCCGCCATATGGGCCCCAGCTCGGGTCAGCCCCAGAATCGAGGCCAAGCCTCAGGCTCTGGAAGGAAAAGCCACAACAAGGCCCAGGAGCCGTTCCAGTCCTGCTCCTTCTGCAGGCCACACCGCATCACACAGCTCACAGTGAAGCTAGACTGCCCAGACCTGCAGCCCCCTTTCAGACACCGTAAGGTGCCGAGGGTCAAACAGTGTCGCTGCATGTCTGTGGATGTGAGCGGCCACGGGAAACTGTGA
- the rgs7a gene encoding regulator of G-protein signaling 7a has product MAQTNSGGQGTNGVADESPNMIVYRKMEEVIARMQDDKNGIPIRTVKSFLTKIPSVFSGSEIVQWMIKNLDIEDQVEALHLGTLMAAHGYFFPISDHVLTLKDDGTFYRFQTPYFWPSNCWEPENTDYAVYLCKRTMQNKARLELADYEAESLARLQRAFARKWEFIFMQAEAQAKVDKKRDKIERKILDSQERAFWDVHRPVPGCVNTTEVDIKKSSRMKNPHKTRKSVYGLQNDIRTHSPTHTPAPEAKQPTEEELQEQITFWQLQLDRHRLKMSKVAESLLAYTEQYVEYDPFLTPSDPSNPWISDDATLWELEASKEPGQQRVKRWAFGIDEVLKDPVGREQFLKFLESEFSSENLRFWLAVQELKKRPIREVPTRVQEIWQEFLAPGAPSAINVDSKSYDKTTQNVKDPGRYAFEDAQEHIYKLMKSDSYSRFIRSSAYQELLQAKKKKSKNLF; this is encoded by the exons ATGGAGGAAGTAATAGCACGCATGCAGGATGACAAAAATGGCATTCCCATCCGAACAGTGAAAAGTTTTCTAACCAAGATCCCCAGTGTTTTTTCAG GTTCTGAAATTGTACAGTGGATGATCAAGAATCTGGACATCGAAGATCAAG TGGAGGCTCTTCACCTAGGAACTCTGATGGCTGCACATGGTTACTTCTTCCCCATCTCAGACCACGTCCTCACTCTCAAAGATGATGGTACTTTCTATAGGTTTCAG ACTCCATACTTTTGGCCATCAAACTGCTGGGAACCAGAAAACACAGACTATG CTGTTTACCTCTGCAAAAGAACAATGCAAAATAAAGCACGTCTGGAGCTTGCAGACTATGAAGCG GAGAGCTTAGCAAGGCTACAGAGAGCTTTCGCCAGGAAATGGGAGTTCATTTTTATGCAAGCAGAAGCACAAGCGAA AGTGGataagaaaagagacaaaattgAGAGGAAAATTCTCGACAGTCAGGAAAGAGCATTCTGGGACGTGCACAGACCAGTG CCAGGATGTGTGAATACAACAGAAGTTGACATAAAGAAGTCATCCAGAATGAAAAATCCCCACAAAACCAGAAAG TCTGTGTATGGGCTGCAGAATGATATCCGTACCCACAGCCCAACCCACACCCCCGCCCCAGAGGCCAAGCAGCCTACAGAAGAAGAACTGCAGGAACAG ATCACATTTTGGCAATTACAATTAGACAGGCATCGACTGAAAATGTCCAAAGTGGCGGAGAG TTTGCTGGCCTACACAGAGCAGTACGTCGAATACGACCCCTTCCTCACGCCTTCAGATCCATCCAATCCATGGATCTCAGATGATGCCACACTTTGGGAGCTTGAAGCCAG TAAGGAGCCAGGCCAGCAGAGGGTAAAGAGGTGGGCTTTCGGCATCGATGAGGTTCTCAAAGATCCAGTGGGGAGAGAGCAGTTCCTCAAGTTCCTGGAGTCTGAGTTCAGCTCAGAGAATCTCAG GTTCTGGCTAGCGGTCCAGGAACTAAAGAAACGTCCCATCAGAGAAGTTCCAACCCGGGTTCAAGAGATCTGGCAGGAGTTTCTGGCCCCCGGAGCACCCAGTGCCATCAACGTGGACTCCAAGAGCTACGACAAAACCACCCAGAATGTCAAAGATCCTGGACGCTACGCTTTTGAGGATGCACAG GAACACATCTACAAATTGATGAAGAGTGATTCTTACAGCCGTTTTATCCGCTCCAGTGCCTACCAGGAGTTATTACAGGCCAAGaagaag AAAAGTAAGAACTTGTTCTGA